DNA from Mycolicibacterium alvei:
AAAACCGATTGGGCGGCACAGGAATTCGAGCACCTGCGCACCTATGTCGCACAACCCACCCGGCGCGACCGCTGGCGGCGCACCTCCGGCATCCACAAAGTGCGCAACCCTCAGGCACTTTCGGCCGTGCGCGAGTTGTGGACCACCCGCGACACCATCGCCCGTGGCCGCGACATCGCACCGGGACGGATCCTGCCCGACGCCGCCATCATCAACGCCGCCACAACCGACCCCAAGACGCTCGACGAACTGATCGCACTACCGGTCTTCGGTGGCTCCAAGCAGCGCAAGAGCGCGAAGGTCTGGCTGGACGCCCTGGCCCGGGCCAGGGACAACACCGACCCGCCCGAGGCCAACGAGGCCCAGAGCGGCCCGCCCCCGGCGGCGCGGTGGGCCAGACGCAAACCGGAGGCCGCAGCCCGCCTCGAAGCCGCCAAGGCCAGTCTGGCCGAACTGTCCCAGCGGGTCTCGGTGCCCGCCGAGAACCTCATCACCCCGGAAGTGGTGCGCCGACTGTGCTGGGGTTGGCATCCGGTCGGCGATACGGCCACCGCGGTGGAGGAATTTCTCGTCGACGCCAAGGTCCGGCCGTGGCAGCGGGAACTGACGGTCCCGGTGCTGACCGCTGCACTCGAAACCGACTGAATCTCCCACGCCGGTTTCGGAGGTTGACGGTGATTTCGCACGTGGGCCGGGACAGACCGGAATAACGTCAGTGCGGTGGCGCAGTCGAAAGAAACCGAAGCCGAGCAGGAACGCGAGCGCTTCGCCGACCGCGTCCTGAGGATCGCCGAGGACGCGATCTACTGGTCGATCGCCATCCTGCTATTTGCGGGCTCGGTCGTGCTGATCGCCGCCCAGGTCAACCTCATGCTGCAGTTGAGGAGCGCACCCGCCGCGCAGATCATGCTGGAACTACTCGACGGCCTGCTGCTCGTCTTCATCTTCGTGGAACTGCTGTATGCGGTGCGGACCTCACTGCGATCGCGCGAACTCGTCGCCGAACCGTTCCTGATCGTCGGCATCCTGGCCTGCATCAAGGAGATCGTGGTGGTGTCGGTAGACGCGGCCAAACTGCTCGACAAAGGGCCGGAGTTCGCCCGCGCCATCGTTCAGGTCGGCGTGCTCGGCGGCCTGGTACTCGTCCTGGCGATCGCCATCTTCGTGCTGCGGCTGCAGCGCCGCGGCGCCGACCACATGCGCGACAAGCCGGACGATGACTCCTAGTCGACCTGGTTGCTGACTTCCTGCTCGCCCACCGGCGCACCGATTGCAGCGATCCACCCGGTGATCTGGCGGGCGATGTGCTGGTCGGTCAGACCAACCGCGGCGAGGACCTCCCCACGCGAGGCGTGCTCCTGGAACACCTGCGGGACACCGAGATCCCGGCACGGCACGTCGATCTCGGCGTGGCGCAGCGCCGCTGACACCGAGGAGCCGATGCCGCCGTGTACCCCGTTGTCCTCGACCGTGACCACCAGTTTGTGACGGCGGGCCAGCTCACCGACCGCTTCCGGGACCGGTAGCACCCAGCGCGGATCCACCACCGTGACACCGATGCCCTGGTTGCGCAGCCGCTCGGCGACCGCAAG
Protein-coding regions in this window:
- a CDS encoding HRDC domain-containing protein, with protein sequence MDEDPQVSADLDAAEPDEAESTPLLSPADGVPEVCVTAGEISSAATSLAKGSGPFAIDAERASGFRYSNRAYLVQIRRSGSGTALIDPVNHGGSPIDAMAPVADALAADEWVLHAADQDLPCLSEIGLRPGKLYDTELAGRLAGFERVNLAAMVQRLLGLQLMKGHGAADWSKRPLPADWLNYAALDVEVLVELRNAIAAVLDDQGKTDWAAQEFEHLRTYVAQPTRRDRWRRTSGIHKVRNPQALSAVRELWTTRDTIARGRDIAPGRILPDAAIINAATTDPKTLDELIALPVFGGSKQRKSAKVWLDALARARDNTDPPEANEAQSGPPPAARWARRKPEAAARLEAAKASLAELSQRVSVPAENLITPEVVRRLCWGWHPVGDTATAVEEFLVDAKVRPWQRELTVPVLTAALETD
- a CDS encoding phosphate-starvation-inducible PsiE family protein, which produces MAQSKETEAEQERERFADRVLRIAEDAIYWSIAILLFAGSVVLIAAQVNLMLQLRSAPAAQIMLELLDGLLLVFIFVELLYAVRTSLRSRELVAEPFLIVGILACIKEIVVVSVDAAKLLDKGPEFARAIVQVGVLGGLVLVLAIAIFVLRLQRRGADHMRDKPDDDS